A region of Gloeocapsa sp. PCC 73106 DNA encodes the following proteins:
- a CDS encoding Hsp70 family protein yields MGESDILTLSYAIDFGTSNTVITRWDSVNNQPEVIALPELSFNSENNPPLIPSLLYIDDAQQQKLFLGQQVKDRGLDLSGSPRYFSGFKRGIGASIQGFLPEIDGQTLTFEQIGSWYIESILSHLEIPQSLVLTVPVDSFESYRHWLSRACEGWSVEQVRMIDEPTAAALGYGAIASEIILVIDFGGGTFDISLVKLDPNLVPEGFILKWGSQLPGQNPKQKAKIAKVLAKAGKNLGGMDIDSWLVDYFSKKQQLPSSSVLTRLCERLKIKLSTALTATEVDQENCLELDRSTFEAILTEKQFFPQLDALMTQVLQQGRRNGVEIENIEAVLLVGGMVQIPAVQNWIKEYFPSEKIYCDRPYEAIALGALQLTQGIELQDFLYHSYGIRYWDHQKQGHAWHTLIHSGQSYPMDQPIELILGASWKNQPGIELVIGELGTPNQDTEVYFQGDRLITHSLTPVETPVQLLNLEAKTIAQLDPPGTPGRDRLKVKFWVDEQRFLRITVEDLRTEAVLLSNQMVMELR; encoded by the coding sequence ATGGGGGAATCAGACATCTTGACTCTATCTTACGCTATTGACTTCGGAACTAGTAATACGGTTATTACCCGTTGGGATTCGGTAAATAACCAACCAGAAGTAATCGCTCTACCAGAATTGTCTTTTAACTCAGAGAATAATCCGCCTCTGATTCCCAGCTTGCTATATATTGATGACGCTCAACAGCAAAAATTGTTCCTAGGACAACAGGTAAAAGACAGAGGGTTAGATTTGTCGGGTTCACCTCGCTATTTCTCTGGGTTTAAGCGAGGTATTGGCGCGAGTATACAGGGGTTTCTCCCGGAAATTGACGGTCAGACTCTAACTTTTGAGCAGATAGGCTCTTGGTATATCGAAAGTATTTTAAGCCATCTGGAGATACCCCAGTCTTTGGTATTAACCGTACCTGTGGATAGTTTTGAAAGTTATCGTCATTGGTTATCTCGTGCTTGTGAAGGTTGGTCGGTGGAACAGGTACGCATGATCGATGAACCCACAGCCGCAGCTTTGGGATATGGAGCGATCGCATCAGAAATCATCCTAGTTATTGACTTTGGGGGTGGGACTTTTGACATTTCCTTGGTTAAATTGGACCCGAATCTAGTTCCTGAGGGCTTCATTCTCAAATGGGGAAGTCAACTACCTGGTCAAAATCCTAAACAAAAAGCCAAAATAGCCAAAGTTTTAGCTAAAGCTGGAAAAAATCTGGGAGGAATGGACATAGATAGTTGGTTAGTCGACTATTTCTCGAAAAAACAGCAATTACCTTCTTCCTCTGTCCTTACTCGTCTCTGTGAACGTCTGAAAATTAAACTCTCTACCGCATTAACAGCAACAGAAGTTGATCAGGAAAATTGCCTAGAGTTAGATCGCAGCACTTTTGAGGCTATTTTGACCGAAAAACAATTTTTCCCTCAACTTGATGCTTTGATGACTCAAGTGCTACAACAAGGACGACGTAACGGCGTTGAAATTGAAAATATTGAAGCGGTTTTATTAGTGGGGGGGATGGTACAAATACCTGCGGTCCAAAATTGGATTAAAGAGTATTTTCCTTCAGAAAAGATTTACTGCGATCGCCCCTATGAAGCAATTGCTCTTGGAGCTTTACAATTAACTCAAGGCATAGAATTACAGGATTTCCTTTACCATAGCTATGGTATACGTTACTGGGACCACCAAAAACAGGGACACGCTTGGCACACTTTAATTCATAGTGGTCAATCGTACCCTATGGATCAACCAATAGAACTAATTCTAGGTGCTTCCTGGAAAAATCAACCGGGTATTGAATTAGTTATTGGGGAATTGGGTACACCCAACCAGGATACAGAAGTTTATTTTCAGGGCGATCGCTTGATTACTCATTCCCTCACCCCGGTCGAAACCCCCGTACAACTCCTCAACCTGGAGGCTAAAACCATCGCTCAACTCGATCCTCCAGGTACACCCGGACGCGATCGCCTTAAAGTCAAATTTTGGGTAGATGAACAGCGTTTTTTGCGCATTACCGTAGAAGACTTGCGCACTGAAGCCGTTTTATTATCTAACCAGATGGTCATGGAGTTGAGATAA